From the Streptomyces sp. NBC_00654 genome, the window AGGTGGTCCGGTCGACGCCGTCCGCCGCGCAGCTGGACCTCTTCGTGAACCTCACCGACACCTACCGGCGGGACGGCACCGCCGACGGCATGGCCGGCGAGATCGTCTACCGCACCGGGCTCTTCGACCCGGACACGGTACGGTCGCTGGCCGACCGGTTCGTCCGCGTCCTCCAGGCCGTCGCCGCCGACCCCGACCAGCGGCTGGGCCGGCTCGACGTACTCGACAGCGACGAACGCGACACCATCCTCCGGACCTGGAACGACACCGTGCGGCCGCTGCCGGACGCGTCGCTGCCGCGGCTGTTCGCCGCACGCGCCGCGGCGACCCCCGACACGGTGGCGATCACCGGGCCTCTCACCCTGACCTACGCCGAACTGGACCGGCGTGCCAACCATCTGGCGCACCGTCTGGTCGCGGCCGGCGCGTCCCCGGACCGGCCGGTGGCGCTGCTCCAGCGGCGTTCGGCCGACCTCGTCGTGTCCATGCTCGCGGTGCTCAAGGCCGGCGCCGCTTATCTGCCACTGCCGTCGAACGCTCCCGCGGAACGGCTGCGGCAGATGGCCGGCCAGGTCGGCGCCACCGTGCTCGTCGCCGACCGGCCTCACGAGCCGGCGGGCATGACCGTGCTGGCACCCGGGGACGGCGAGTCGTCCGAGCCGCCCCGCCCGGACCCGCACCCGGACCAGGCCGCCTACGTGATGTTCACCAGCGGCTCGACCGGTGTTCCCAAAGCCGTCGTCCTGACGCACCGGAACACGGCCGGGTTCGTCCGCGACCGGCTCTGGCAGGCCGGCGGCACGGTGCTGATGCACTCCGCCACCGGATTCGACGCGTCGGTGCACGAGATCTGGACACCGCTGCTGACCGGCGGCACGGTCGTGGTGGCTCCCGAGGAGATCCTCGACGACGCCGGCCTGGCCCGCGCGGTGACCGCGTTCGGTGTGGACCGGATCTGGCTCACCTCCGGCCTGTTCGGGGCTCTCGCGGAGAACCCGGACTGTTTCACGGGCATCCGGGAGGTACTGACCGGCGGCGACGTGGTGCCGCCCGCGGCGGTCGGACGGATTCTGGACCGCCACCCCGGCCTGACGGTCAGGGCCCTGTACGGTCCGACCGAGACCACCACCTGCTCCTCCCGGTTCTCGATGTCCGGCGCGCAGGCCGTGCCCGGCCGGGTGCCGATCGGCGCTCCGATGGACAACACCCGGCTGTATGTGCTCGACGGGCGGCTCCAGCCGGTGCCGGCCGGGGTCCCGGGCGAGCTCTACATCGCCGGCTCCGGGGTGTCGCGGGGGTACGCCGGACAGCCCGGCCTGACCGCCGAACGGTTCACCGCCGATCCGTGGGGACCGCCCGGCGGCCGGATGTACCGCACCGGTGACATCACCCGGTGGCGGAGTGACGGCACCCTGGACTTCATCGGGCGGGCCGACGCCCAGGTGAAGATCCGCGGCTTCCGGGTCGAACCCGCCGAGGTCGAATGCGCTCTCACCACCCTGCCGGAGGTCGGCCAGGCGTTCGTCACCGCCCATGAGGACCGGGCCGGCGACCGCAGGCTCGTCGCCTACCTGGTGCCCGAGGGCGCCGGCCCGGATGTCGCCGGCGTACGGGACCGGATCGCCGCGACGCTGCCCGACTACCTGGTGCCCAGTGCCTTCGTCGTCCTCGACCGGCTGCCGCTCACCGGCAACGGCAAGGTCGACCGACGGGCCCTGCCGGAGCCCGAGTTCGAGGCCGGCACCGGATACACGGCGCCGCGCACCGCTGCCGAGGAGATCCTCGTCGAGCTCATGGGCGAGCTGCTCGGCAGGTCCCGGGTCGGCGCCCACGACAACTTCTTCGACCTCGGCGGCCACTCGCTCCTCGCCACCCGTCTGGTCAACCGGATCCGCACACACCTGGGAGCGGACCTGGGCGTCTCGGACCTGTTCGAAGCCCCGACCGCGGCGGCACTCGGCGCGCGGCTCGGCTCCGGCCACGGGGCGAGCCGGACCCGCGGCGCCCTGCTGCCGACCGCTCGGCCGTGTCCGCTGCCGCTGTCCTACGCCCAGGAGCGGCTGTGGTTCCTCTCCCGGTGGAACGGGCTGGGCTGGCCGCTGGTGCTGCGCCTGGACGGGGCCCTGGACCTCGACGGGCTGAGCTCCGCGGTGGGCGATCTGCTGGAGCGGCACGAGACGCTGCGCACCCGTTTCCCGGAGGTCGACGGGGCGCCCAGCCAGCAGATCCCGCAGGAGGCCGAACCGGGCGACGTGCTGCGGGTGCTCCCGGTGGACCCGGCCGACCTGGACCGGGAGCTGACGGCCGCCGCCGGCCACCGGTTCGACCTCACCACCGACCTGCCGCTGCGGCTGCACCTGTTCACCACCGGCACGGACCGGCACACGCTGCTGCTGCTGATGCATCACATCGCCGGAGACGGCTGGTCCCTGGCCCCGCTGACCCGGGACCTCGCCCAGGCGTACGCCGCCCGTATCCGTGGTGAGGCGCCCAACTGGCGTCCGCTGCCGGTCCAGTACGCCGACTACACGCTGTGGCAGCGGGCCCTGCTCGAAGGACCGGCCGGGGAAGAGCTCTCGGAGTACTGGACCGGGCAACTGGCCGGGCTCCCGCAGGAACTGGCACTGCCCTACGACCGGCCCCGGCCCGACTCCTCGGACCTGCGTGGCGAGCTGCTTGCGGTCACCCTGCCCGGTCCGCTGCACGCCCGCCTGCTGGACCTGGCCCGGCGCACGCACACCACCCTGTTCATGGTGCTGCACGCCGCACTCGCGACGCTCTACACCCGGCTCGGCGCCGGCACCGACATCCCCATCGGCACCGCGGTCGCCGGGCGCAGCGACGACAGCCTCGACCACCTGATCGGCTGTTTCGTCAACAGCCTGGTCCTGCGGACCGACACCGCCGGGGATCCGAGCTTCCGCGAACTGCTGGGCCGTGTGCGGGACCTGGACCTGGCCGCCTACGCCCACCAGGAGCTGCCGTTCGACCGGATCGTCGACGCGCTCAACCCGGCCCGCACACTGAGCCGGCACCCCCTCTTCCAGACCATGCTGGTGCTGCAGAACAACGCAGAGTCCGCTTTCACGCTGTCCGGCGTGGACGTGTCGCCGGCGCCGGCCGGGGGTGCGCTCGACGAGATCCGGGTCGGTCCGGTGGACTTCGACCTCAGCCTGAGTTTCGTCGAGCACCACGGAGACGGCCGGGTCCCCGAGGGCATCACCGGCGAGGTGCGCTACCGCACCGATCTGTTCGACCGGGACACCGTGGCCGCTCTGATGGACCGGCTCCTGCGGGTACTGGGCGCGGCCGTCGCGGATCCGGACGCGCCGATCGGGCGGATCGACCTGCTGTCCGACGCCGAACGGCAGGCCGCGCTGTCGGGCCGGCGCGGTACCGCACGGCCGGTCGTCGACGAGGATCTCGCCGTCCTGTTCACCCGGCGGGCCGCCGCCGTCCCGGACGCGATCGCCGCGGTCGAGGGCGACAGGTCGATCAGCTACCGGGACCTCGACCGGCGCGCCAACCATCTGGCGCACGTGCTGGTGGCGGCGGGCTGCGCGCCCGACGATCCGGTGGCGATACATCAGCCGCGCGGTATCGACTACCTCGTGACCGTCCTCGCGGTGATCAAGGCCGGCGGCGGCTATCTGCCTCTGCCCGGGTCCGCGCCGCTCGCCCGGCAGCAGCGGATGGTCGACCACATGCGGGCGGGCCTGCTCGTGACCGACCGGCCCACCGGGCTGACCGGGGTCACGGTCATCACGCCCTCCCCCGGTACCGAGGAGCACGGCCCCACGCTCACCACCCACGCGGACCTCACCGCGTACACGATGTTCACCAGCGGCTCGACCGGCACGCCCAAGGCGGTCAGCGTCTCGCACCGCAGTGTCGCCGAGTTCGTCGCCGACCGTGCCTGGGAATGGCTGCGACCGGCCGACACGCTGATGCACTCGCCGACATCGTTCGACCCGTCCACGTTCGAGATCTGGCTGCCCCTGCTGACCGGCGGCCGGGTGGTGATCGCGCCGGAGGGCGACCTGGACACCGACGTACTGGCCCGCACCATCGTCGACGGGAGGGCCACCACCGCGGTCTTCACCTCCGCGCTGTTCAACCTGATGGTGGCCGAGGCCAGAGGGGCACTGTCCGCGCTGGACCTCGTATGGGTGGCCGGTGACGTGGTGTCGCCCGCGTCGGTCGCGGACCTGATGGCCGACGCGCCGCACACCTCGGTCGCGGCCGCCTGGGGCACCACGGAGACCACCATCATCTCCTCCTGGTACCCGATCGCCACGGCGCCGGCCCGTACGGTGCCGATCGGCCGGGCGATGGACAACACCTGGTTGTATCTGCTCGACGAGCGACTGCGGCCGGTGCCCACCGGGGTACCCGGCGAGGTGTACGTGACCGGGACCGGCCTGGCCCGGGGCTACGCGCATCAGCCGGACGTGACCGCCGTACGGTTCGTGGCCGACCCGTACGGCCCGGCCGGTGGGCGCATGTACCGCACCGGCGACCTCGCCCGGTACCGGCCCGACGGGGTGCTCGAGTTCGACGGACGCGCCGACGCGCAGTTGAAGGTCCGTGGATTCCGGATCGAGCCGGCCGAGGTCGAAGCGGCCCTGACCGGCCATCCGGACGTGGCTCACGCGACGGTCACCGGGGACGGCGAACGGCTGATCGGATACCTCGTGCCGCCGGATGTGGACGTGGCCGCCGTGCGGGAGCACGCCGCCCGGACGCTCCCGGACTACATGGTGCCGAGCGTGTTCGTCACGCTGGACCGGCTGCCGCTGACCGGCAACGGCAAGGTCGACCGGAAGGCGCTGCCGGCACCCGGACCGAGCACGTCCGACACGGCCTACGTGGCCCCCCGGGACGAGCGGGAAGCCGCGCTGTGCGCGATGTTCGCCGAGATACTGAAGGCACCGCGGGTCGGTGTGAACGACAACTTCTTCGACCTCGGCGGCCACTCGCTCCTCGCCACCCGCCTGCTCAACCGGGTACGCACCCGGTTCGGCGCGAACCTCAGCGTGGCCGCCCTCTTCGAAGCCCCGACGGTCGCCGCACTCGCCGCACGCCTCGGGCGGGCCGAGAACCGCAGCCGGCCGAAACTCCGCCGGCGCACCGGCCCCGCCGGCGACGAAGGGAATTCCCGGTGAGGCCACGGACGAACCCCCCGGTGGTTGCCGTGCCCCCCCCGGGAAGGCCGGCACGGCAACCACCCCGCCGGCGAGCCGGGCGGCGCGGACCCCGACGGACCCGGCCGGTTCACGCCCACCGCACAACTCGCTCTCCCCTGTCACCCGTTGGCAGGGGACCCGTGGCAGCGGGACCGAAGACCGGCGCGGCGCCGACGGTGCCGCGCCCGCGGGCCGGGCACAGCACCGGCCCGGCACCGCAGAACCCGAGATGACCGTCGAAATGGAGTGGGAGAGCGCGATGTCAAGCATCAGTCCCTCTGAGACCGCAGCCGATCTCGCCGCCGTCGCCGCCCTGCTGGAAATGGCGGACCGGCTGGGTATCGTCCCCCTGCTGGAGCGCGGCGAGCCGGTCACCGCGGCACAGCTGGCCGCGACCGCCGACGTGCCGGAAGAAGGCATGGGCGATTTCCTGTCCGCCCTGGTCGCCGCCGCGCTGCTGGTGCCGACCGGTGTCAAGGAGTTCCGGATCTCGGACGACTTCGCCGACCGGATCCACCAGTCCGGCTACCTCACCTGGTCGTTGAGGGCCAACCAGCCGTACGTCGAGCATCCCGCAGAATTCCTGCGCGACCCGGTCGCCGCCGCCGCGCGGTACCAGCGCAACGGCCGTGAGGTGGCGGTCAGTTCCCGGTGGATCGGAAGTCAGGGCTTCTACCCGGCCGCCACCGAGGCGATCCTCGCCGCGCGGCCGCAGCGGATCGTCGACCTGGGCGCCGGCGCCGCCGGACTGCTGATCGACCTGCTCGGCCGGCTGCCGGGCAGCACCGGGGTGGCCCTGGACATGAGTGCCGGAGCATGCCGGGAGGCGGCCCGCGCGGCCCGGGCAGCGGGCGTCGGCGACCGCCTCGAAGTGGTGGAGCGGCCGATCCAGTCCATCGCCGAGGACCCCGCACCGGTGGCCGGTGCCGACGTCATCCACGCCGGGTTCGTCTTCCATGACATCGTGCAGGAGGGCGACGTCTTCGACCAGGTGCTGCGCAGGTGCCGGGAGGCGCTGCGTCCGGGCGGCATCATGGCGATCACCGACGCGGTGCCGTACGCGTCGGCGGAGCGCGAGCGCAGGTTCAGCGCGCTGTTCACCTACCTGCACGCCGGTTTCATGAACGTGACGCTGCCTCCGGAGGAGGACTGGCTGGCCCGCTTCCGGCAGGCCGGTTTCGACCAGGCCCGGTGCGTGCCGCACCGGTTCCCCGCCGGCCGGCTCTTCATCGCGGCCAGGTGAGCCGTGAGGGACAGCTGACGGTGATGCGCGGGCGACCGGGCAGCCGGACCTCCCGGATCCGAGGGCGCCCGCCCGCGTCCGGGAGGAACCGGCAGCGCCCGAGCCACTGATGCCGGTGCGGAAGTGCGGCCGGGGTGAGGCGTTCCTCCTGTACGACGGTGACCGCGCCCGGACGTTCGAAGCGGCGTCCGGCGCGGTGACCGGTGCCCCGGTCCCGGCTCCGGGTCCGGGGCACCGGGTCCGGGGCACCGGGTCCGGATCGGCGTACCGGCGGACCGGCGGACCGGCGGACCGGCGGACCGGCGAAGACATGACCGAATGTCCGGCGACGGGCAGGAGGGTGCTGTGCCCGGAGGGGTGAGGGTCCGGCTAGGGCGACTCCTCGGTGGGCTCCTTGGGCGCCCAGAACAGCAGCAGGAACTCGACCGGTACGACGGCGTTCTCCTCGTCGTCGGGCCGGTTGAACTCCTCCATCAGCGCGGACAGACGGGACCGGAACTCGGTCGCCCGTTCCGGCGTCAGCCGGCGGTCCAGCGCCACGACCATCGGGCCTAGCGGATCCGGCTCCTCCGCGGCCTCGGGCTCCGGTTGGAAGCGACCGCTGATGATGTCGCGTACGAGCCGGTCGCGGAAGTCGTTCAGCGTCGCGGCGAACGCGTCGGCCAGTTCGCCCGCGTTGCCCGGCGCGGCCAGCAGGTCGCGACTCAGCCGCAGGGCGAACTGCGCCACCCGGTACTGGCTCTCCTGAATGCCGGAGACCATCCGGGTCTGCGCCACCTTGATCAGGCCCGCCGCCTCGAGCACCTTGATGTGCCGGTAGAGCCGGGTGGTCGGCTGGTCCAGAAGCCGGGCGATGTCCTTCACCCTGTGCGACGCACGCACCTCGCACATCATCGTGCGAAGGATCGCCAGCCTCAGCGGGTCGGACAGGGCCTTCAACGTCTCCACGTCGTCCACCTCCCGGACGACCGCGATCGCGTCGGCATCGTCAGCCATTGACCCATCTCCGTTTCCTCGTAGCGAACCATTCACCTACACGCTATCGTTCACGCATGAGTGAATGCTTACGTCAGGGTGATAGTAAGGTCCCCGCCACTCCCGTACCCCTGCGCCGCAACCGGCGTTTTCAGACTCTGTGGATCGGGGCGGCCGCGGCCAACCTCGGCCTCGAAGCCGTGGAGGTCGCCTATCCCCTGCTGATCATGTCCCTCACCGGATCACCGGCGCTGGCGGGCCTCTTCGGCTTCGCCCAGATCGGCACCGCCCTCCTGGTCGGGCTGCCGGCCGGCGCGGTCGTCGACCGCTGGGACCGGCGCCGCATCCTGCTGATCTCCGAGGCGGTCCGCGCCCTCACTCTCGCGTTCATCGTCCTCGGTCTGACCGCCGGCTGGGCGAACTTCGGCCTTCTGATCCTGGCCGCGATCGTCCTGGGCGCCGGTACGGCCTTCGGAGCACCGGCCAGAATGCTGCTGATCCGCGCTGTCGTGCCGGACCACCAGCTGACTGCGGCGCTCAGTCAGGACGAGGCCCGCAGCGGAGCCGCCGCCCTGGCCGGACCGCCCCTCGGCGGCGCGCTCTACCTGGTCTCCCGCACGTTCCCCTTCGTCGCGGCGATCGTCGGTTTCGTGATCTCGTTCGCCTGCACCCTGGTGATACGCCTTCCCGAAGCAGAAAAGCCCACCGAGCCGGTGAGCAACGAGACGAAGAGCGCCCTCGCGCCGCTGACCACCGCCTTCTCCGGACTGCTCGAACTGATCAGCGACCGGCTGCTGCGGTCCGCGCTGCTCCTGATCAGCATCTTCTACTTCAGCATCACCGCCGCGATCCTGATGGTGATGGTGACCCTGCGGGACCAGCACCACTCGCCGGGCACGATCGGTCTGGCCCTGTCCGGTACCGCCGTCGGCATGCTCGTCGGCTCGGCGCTGGTGACGCGGCTCAACCGGCTGCTCAGCCCCGGCGCGCTGCTGCTCTCCGCGTCCACGCTGACCACGGTCGCGGTGGCGCTGCTGGCGCTCCCCCTCGGACCGGTCTGGGTCTTCGCCATGCTGACCCTGGCAGCACTCGGGCTGCCGGCGCTGAAGATCCTCGTCGACATCATGATCTTTCGACAGACCCCGGACCACCGACGAGGCCGTGCCATCGCCGCGACCATCACCCTCATCGGCGCCGGATCCCCGCTCGGTTCCCTGGTCGGCGGTCTGGCCCTGCAGTTCCTCGGTGTCACCGGCGCCATCGCGCTGATCGCGGGCGTCCAGGCCGTGATCACCGTGGCCGGGCTCGCGAGCCGGCACGTCAGGTCCGCTCGCTGGCCCGCATGAGAACCCGCCTCCTCACGAAAGCGAACTGAGCCATGCTCAAGCAGCCCATCTTCATCGTCGGCCATCCCCGCTCCGGCACCAGCCTGGTACGCAGTCTGATCGAACGCAGCGAGCACGTCTGGAGCATCGGCCGCGAAGGCAAGCCGATATGGGAACGCGACGGCCTGCACCCCAGCCGGCGCGGCTGGCACTCCAACGCCCTGGACGCCTCCGACGCGACCCCCGAGGTGGCGGCGCGGCTGAACGCGGACCTGCTCGCCGCCGCGCGCAGACCCGGTGCGGAGTGGTCCGTCGGCGACAAGCTCGACTTCCTCGGCTTCCTCAGCGCCCAGGGCCTCCAGCCGCACTACTACGACGTGCCGCTCAAGGCCCTCCAGGAGCGCTTCCCGGGCGACTGGCCGGAAGGCCCGCCCACCACGCGGGACGGCGGTGAACTCGACGAGATCACACCGTTCTGCTTCCCGCCGCGCGGCCCGCGCCCCACGGAGGCCGACCTCGCCGGCGGGATCCGGCTGGTGGAGAAGAGCATCCAGTCCTGCTTCCGGATCCCGTTCCTGCAGGCCCTCTACCCGGACGCCACGTACGTGTTCGTCATCCGTGATCCGCGTACCAGCATCGGCTCCCTGATGGACGCCTGGCTCAACCCGCGGATGTTCTTCTCCTACCCGGTACCGGTGCCGCTGCGCATCAAGGGCTACTCGGACGTCTTCCCGTGGGGCAAGCAGTGGTGGAACCTGAGCCTGCCGCCCGGTTGGCAGGACTGGGTGGACCTGACTCTGGCCGAGGTCTGCGCACGCAACTGGCTGACCCACAACCAGGCCGTCCTGGACGCCGCCCGGAGCATGGCTCCCACCGGCAACTCCGTACTCGTCCGCTACGAGGACGTCCAGGCCGACCCGGTATCCACGATGGAGGCCGTGGCCGAGGCGGTGAACCTGCCCTTCGCCGACGCCTGGGGCCGCCGCGACCTCCCTGTCGTGATGACCCAGACGGTTCCCGACCCGGACAAGTGGCGCCGTCACGAGTCCGAGATCCGTCAGGTCCTGCCGATCGTCCGCGACCTCGCCGAGAGGGCCGGCTATGACGGCAGCTGAACCGTCCGGCGCCCGGCCGGCGGTGGACGGCCGTCGTCCGGTCCCGGTCATGAAAGCCATTCAGGTCAGTCGGGCCGGCGGGCCCGAGGTGCTCGAACTCGTCGACCTGCCACGCCCGTCACCGCGAGCGGGCGAGGCGCTGGTGCGGCTCGCCGCCGCCGGGGTCAACTACGTCGATGTCTACTTCCGATCCGGCCTCTACCCGGAGGAACTGCCGTACGTACCCGGGCAGGAGGGCGCCGGTACCGTCGTCGAGGTCGGGCCCGGGGTGCGTGAGGTCGCCGTCGGTGACGTGGTCGCCTGGGCGAACCTGCCGGGATCCTATGCGGAGTACGCGCTGCTGAGCGCCGACCGGCTGGTGCCGGTGCCGGAGGGACTGGCCCCCGAACTGGCGGCGGCCACCCTGCTGCAAGGCATGACCGCCCACTACCTGTGCCACGACACCTGTCCGGTCCGGGCCGGCGACACCGTCGTCGTGCACGCCGCCGCGGGCGGCGTCGGCATGCTGCTGACTCAGCTCGTGCGGCTGCGCGGCGGCACAGTGATCGGCACTGCGTCGACCGGGGCCAAGGCGGAGGCCGCGCGTGCCGCAGGTGCCGTCGAGGTCGTCGGCTACCGACCGGGCGCGCTGCTGGAGGCGGTGCGCCGGCACACCGACGGCCTCGGCGCCGCCGCGGTGTTCGACGGCATCGGCGGTCCGACGTTCGACGAGAGCCTCGCCGCGCTGCGCCCGCGCGGAGTCCTGGCGGTCTACGGGCAGTCCGGCGGCGCGGTGCCGCCGTTCGACCTGCAGCGCCTCAACGCCGCCGGGTCCGTGTACGTCACTCGGCCCAACCTGACCCACCACATCCAGGACCGGGCGGAGCTGCTCCGCCGGGGAACGGCCGTACTCCAACTGGTCCGCGACGGAGGTCTGCGGGTCCGGATCGGACAGCGGTTCCCCCTGTCCGCCGCGTCGGACGCCCATGCGGCTCTCGAAGCTCGCACCACGATCGCCAAGACAGTGCTCGCCTGCTCCTCGGCGCCCCCTCGATAGCGCTGATGCGGTCCCACCTTGTTCGTGGGTTGGACGGGCCGTCGTAAGATCCAGAGAACCAGAGACTCCGGGCATGGCTTTCATGCGGTTGCCCTCGATGGTTCTGACCACCTGTGGACGGGCTCCCGCCCCGGGTGAGCCCTGAGGTGGCGCGGGGCGGCTCGGCAGGCCCAGACAGGCCATGAACGCCCGGCCACCTCCTTGTCCGGATACTCTGCGCACGTTCCAGCACGTCCACAGGACCGCGGCGACAACAGGTGGCCAGGACCGTGCCGGGCCCGATGCCCGATGCCCGATGCCCGATGCCCGATCGTCAGAAGCTCATCGAGGCCGGAGCCCGGCCCGTACTCCACCCCTCCGGCGAAAGGATGAAGCAGACGACACATCGCCGCCGACCCGGCCCCGCGGGGATGGCCGAGGTCGCCGCCGTACGGTCGGGCACCGGCATCCTGTCCCGGCCGCCGGAACACCACACCCGGCCGAACCGGGACGGGCTCGCCGGCGTGCCGCGAAGGGCCCCGCGCCTGCCCGGCCCGGAGCGTGGCACCGGTCATGGCGCGGACCGCGCCGGACGATGTCCCGGGCTCGCTCACCGGCCCGGAACCCGCCGTCACCGCCCAGGAGATCGGCCGGCGGTCGGCCCCTTCCACCACGTACGGAAACGCTTGCCCGTCCGCT encodes:
- a CDS encoding non-ribosomal peptide synthetase; protein product: MPYSPERPPSADTDSPASLHGLVARHAALRGDAPALRCGPVELRYAELDTRANQLAHVLRGRGVGAEDVVALALPRSADLIVAMLAVGKAGGAFLPVDIHHPAERIAFMCADSAPRALLTTEAVLPGLPDTPGTDQLSLPELLAEAATAPVTAPDPVDHPLSLAYVIYTSGSTGRPKGAAVPHRGVAPFGADLVDRMAAGPDCVVSQLASPSFDAMIIEVLLAFVPGGTLVVSPPDTLVGEDLASFLADHRITHAFVPPSVLATVPRTGLPALRALMVGGEACGARLVDIWSRGRRMINGYGPTETTMAITLSAPLVPGPDAPPIGSRAGDSRLYVLDDALRPTPPGEIGELYSGGGGVTRGYVARAGLTAQRYVADPFGAPGSRMYRTGDLVRQLPDGQLAYCGRVDDQIKIRGLRIEPGEIETVLTGHPAVEQARVLVHEDQLGEKRLAAYLVAAPARDNDDGNAERHVDEWQQIYDSFYDGSDSAGFGADFSGWNSSYTGEGIPVEQMARWREAIVTRVRNFTPRRVLEVGVGSGLILTPLVGQVDEYWGTDYSASAIEGLRERLAGEAGTAEKVTLRVQAADVTTGLPHGHFDTIIINSVVQYFPDERYVRDVLAKLVDLLGPGGRLFVGDVRCLPLVDSMWTGVRLGQLDHDPGPEVLRREIEQAVALEKELLIDPGFFGTVGAGAVDVRLKPGADHNELTKHRYDVVLHKHGTDAQDLSAAPVLSWGLDVRDPQDLAARLADGTALRLTGVRNARVAGEVAAARAVRAGAPVETTRAALAGPGDRIDPEYWHSLAAAHGRTAVVTWSADGPDLLDVLFPAADGPQVLDGVYLHGGSLGSTGFTNDPIATRRRGLLVAALRDWAKERLPSYLVPSAFMVLDALPLSASGKLDRQALPEPDFRGDGSGRAPRDAREKLLCELAAELLDRSWITIDDNFFDLGGHSLLATRLLNRIRGAFGVRLGLDALFATPTVAGLAATLAETAGQEATALVAAPRPERVPLSWAQQRLWFVNRMDPLGWTYNLPVVVRLTGPVDRAALSAAVGDLMARHESLRTVFDERDGQPCQRILPPAPAGDPVRVLDVDESDVDGAVRTACRQPFDITAEAPVRVWLLRTAPERHVLVLVLHHIAGDGWSMRPLARDLATAYAARAAGTAPVWQQPLPVQYADYALWQRDLLTTAYQEQLTGFWRDYLAELPEELALPYDRPRPSGADHDGALLPLRIPASLHAGLLALAQQSRTTLFMVLHAALAALYTRLGAGTDIPIGTVVAGRGDDKLDDLIGFFVNNLVLRTDTAGDPTFRELLERTRTDDVAALSQQDLPFDRLVEALNPARALGRHPLFQTMLVLQNNADAGFGLSGLDAEVVRSTPSAAQLDLFVNLTDTYRRDGTADGMAGEIVYRTGLFDPDTVRSLADRFVRVLQAVAADPDQRLGRLDVLDSDERDTILRTWNDTVRPLPDASLPRLFAARAAATPDTVAITGPLTLTYAELDRRANHLAHRLVAAGASPDRPVALLQRRSADLVVSMLAVLKAGAAYLPLPSNAPAERLRQMAGQVGATVLVADRPHEPAGMTVLAPGDGESSEPPRPDPHPDQAAYVMFTSGSTGVPKAVVLTHRNTAGFVRDRLWQAGGTVLMHSATGFDASVHEIWTPLLTGGTVVVAPEEILDDAGLARAVTAFGVDRIWLTSGLFGALAENPDCFTGIREVLTGGDVVPPAAVGRILDRHPGLTVRALYGPTETTTCSSRFSMSGAQAVPGRVPIGAPMDNTRLYVLDGRLQPVPAGVPGELYIAGSGVSRGYAGQPGLTAERFTADPWGPPGGRMYRTGDITRWRSDGTLDFIGRADAQVKIRGFRVEPAEVECALTTLPEVGQAFVTAHEDRAGDRRLVAYLVPEGAGPDVAGVRDRIAATLPDYLVPSAFVVLDRLPLTGNGKVDRRALPEPEFEAGTGYTAPRTAAEEILVELMGELLGRSRVGAHDNFFDLGGHSLLATRLVNRIRTHLGADLGVSDLFEAPTAAALGARLGSGHGASRTRGALLPTARPCPLPLSYAQERLWFLSRWNGLGWPLVLRLDGALDLDGLSSAVGDLLERHETLRTRFPEVDGAPSQQIPQEAEPGDVLRVLPVDPADLDRELTAAAGHRFDLTTDLPLRLHLFTTGTDRHTLLLLMHHIAGDGWSLAPLTRDLAQAYAARIRGEAPNWRPLPVQYADYTLWQRALLEGPAGEELSEYWTGQLAGLPQELALPYDRPRPDSSDLRGELLAVTLPGPLHARLLDLARRTHTTLFMVLHAALATLYTRLGAGTDIPIGTAVAGRSDDSLDHLIGCFVNSLVLRTDTAGDPSFRELLGRVRDLDLAAYAHQELPFDRIVDALNPARTLSRHPLFQTMLVLQNNAESAFTLSGVDVSPAPAGGALDEIRVGPVDFDLSLSFVEHHGDGRVPEGITGEVRYRTDLFDRDTVAALMDRLLRVLGAAVADPDAPIGRIDLLSDAERQAALSGRRGTARPVVDEDLAVLFTRRAAAVPDAIAAVEGDRSISYRDLDRRANHLAHVLVAAGCAPDDPVAIHQPRGIDYLVTVLAVIKAGGGYLPLPGSAPLARQQRMVDHMRAGLLVTDRPTGLTGVTVITPSPGTEEHGPTLTTHADLTAYTMFTSGSTGTPKAVSVSHRSVAEFVADRAWEWLRPADTLMHSPTSFDPSTFEIWLPLLTGGRVVIAPEGDLDTDVLARTIVDGRATTAVFTSALFNLMVAEARGALSALDLVWVAGDVVSPASVADLMADAPHTSVAAAWGTTETTIISSWYPIATAPARTVPIGRAMDNTWLYLLDERLRPVPTGVPGEVYVTGTGLARGYAHQPDVTAVRFVADPYGPAGGRMYRTGDLARYRPDGVLEFDGRADAQLKVRGFRIEPAEVEAALTGHPDVAHATVTGDGERLIGYLVPPDVDVAAVREHAARTLPDYMVPSVFVTLDRLPLTGNGKVDRKALPAPGPSTSDTAYVAPRDEREAALCAMFAEILKAPRVGVNDNFFDLGGHSLLATRLLNRVRTRFGANLSVAALFEAPTVAALAARLGRAENRSRPKLRRRTGPAGDEGNSR
- a CDS encoding trans-aconitate 2-methyltransferase is translated as MSSISPSETAADLAAVAALLEMADRLGIVPLLERGEPVTAAQLAATADVPEEGMGDFLSALVAAALLVPTGVKEFRISDDFADRIHQSGYLTWSLRANQPYVEHPAEFLRDPVAAAARYQRNGREVAVSSRWIGSQGFYPAATEAILAARPQRIVDLGAGAAGLLIDLLGRLPGSTGVALDMSAGACREAARAARAAGVGDRLEVVERPIQSIAEDPAPVAGADVIHAGFVFHDIVQEGDVFDQVLRRCREALRPGGIMAITDAVPYASAERERRFSALFTYLHAGFMNVTLPPEEDWLARFRQAGFDQARCVPHRFPAGRLFIAAR
- a CDS encoding helix-turn-helix domain-containing protein; its protein translation is MADDADAIAVVREVDDVETLKALSDPLRLAILRTMMCEVRASHRVKDIARLLDQPTTRLYRHIKVLEAAGLIKVAQTRMVSGIQESQYRVAQFALRLSRDLLAAPGNAGELADAFAATLNDFRDRLVRDIISGRFQPEPEAAEEPDPLGPMVVALDRRLTPERATEFRSRLSALMEEFNRPDDEENAVVPVEFLLLFWAPKEPTEESP
- a CDS encoding MFS transporter → MSECLRQGDSKVPATPVPLRRNRRFQTLWIGAAAANLGLEAVEVAYPLLIMSLTGSPALAGLFGFAQIGTALLVGLPAGAVVDRWDRRRILLISEAVRALTLAFIVLGLTAGWANFGLLILAAIVLGAGTAFGAPARMLLIRAVVPDHQLTAALSQDEARSGAAALAGPPLGGALYLVSRTFPFVAAIVGFVISFACTLVIRLPEAEKPTEPVSNETKSALAPLTTAFSGLLELISDRLLRSALLLISIFYFSITAAILMVMVTLRDQHHSPGTIGLALSGTAVGMLVGSALVTRLNRLLSPGALLLSASTLTTVAVALLALPLGPVWVFAMLTLAALGLPALKILVDIMIFRQTPDHRRGRAIAATITLIGAGSPLGSLVGGLALQFLGVTGAIALIAGVQAVITVAGLASRHVRSARWPA